Proteins from a single region of Streptomyces glaucescens:
- a CDS encoding discoidin domain-containing protein has product MARRSYRSRSGVTVMTLLLLVLAMALGPTPSSAAGDDWWNPAARPAPDSQIDVTGAPFTGTDAQGRVRGFVDAHNHLFSNEAFGGRLICGRPFSEAGISDALKDCPEHYPDGSLAIFDFITNGGDGRHDPVGWPTFKDWPAHDSLTHQQNYYAWVERAWRGGQRVMVNDLVTNGVICSVYFFKDRSCDEMTSIRLQAKLTYDLQDYVDRMYGGPGKGWFRIVTDSAQARRVIEQGKLAVVLGVETSEPFGCKQILDVPQCDKEDIDKGLDELYALGVRSMFLCHKFDNALCGVRFDSGTLGTAINVGQFLSTGTFWKTEKCAGPQADNPIGLAAAPEAEKRLPAGVSVPSYDADARCNVRGLTALGEYAVRGMMQRKMMLEIDHMSVKATGRVLDIFEAGSYPGVLSSHSWMDLDWTERVYGLGGFVAQYMHGSEGFVAEAERTEALRDKYGVGYGYGTDMNGVGGWPGPRGTDTGNPVRYPFRSADGGSLIDRQTTGQRTWDLNTDGAAHYGLVPDWIEDIRLVGGQDVVDDLFRGAESYLTTWGGTERHRAGTDLAAGARATASSTEWWNPFTAYAPGRAVDGDRDTRWASEWSDAQWLRLDLGATHLVGRVTLDWERAYAKAYRVELSADGETWRTVWSTTAGDGGLDTARFTPVPARHVRVQGLIRGTEWGYSLREVSVHSG; this is encoded by the coding sequence ATGGCCCGACGCTCGTACCGCAGCCGCAGCGGCGTCACCGTCATGACGCTGCTCCTCCTCGTCCTGGCCATGGCCCTCGGCCCCACCCCCAGCTCCGCCGCGGGCGACGACTGGTGGAACCCGGCCGCCCGCCCCGCGCCCGACTCGCAGATCGACGTCACGGGCGCGCCCTTCACCGGCACCGACGCCCAGGGGCGGGTCCGCGGCTTCGTCGACGCGCACAACCACCTGTTCTCCAACGAGGCCTTCGGCGGCCGCCTCATCTGCGGCAGGCCCTTCTCCGAGGCCGGCATCTCCGACGCCCTGAAGGACTGCCCCGAGCATTACCCCGACGGCTCCTTGGCGATCTTCGACTTCATCACCAACGGCGGTGACGGCAGGCACGACCCGGTCGGCTGGCCCACCTTCAAGGACTGGCCCGCGCACGACTCGCTCACCCACCAGCAGAACTACTACGCGTGGGTGGAGCGGGCGTGGCGCGGCGGCCAGCGGGTCATGGTCAACGACCTCGTCACCAACGGCGTGATCTGCTCGGTCTACTTCTTCAAGGACCGCAGCTGCGACGAGATGACGTCGATCCGGCTCCAGGCGAAACTGACGTACGACCTCCAGGACTACGTCGACCGCATGTACGGCGGCCCCGGAAAGGGCTGGTTCCGCATCGTCACCGACAGCGCGCAGGCCCGCCGGGTGATCGAACAGGGCAAACTGGCCGTCGTCCTGGGCGTGGAGACCTCCGAGCCGTTCGGCTGCAAGCAGATCCTGGACGTGCCGCAGTGCGACAAGGAGGACATCGACAAGGGGCTGGACGAGCTGTACGCGCTCGGCGTGCGCAGCATGTTCCTCTGCCACAAGTTCGACAACGCGCTGTGCGGCGTGCGCTTCGACTCCGGCACGCTCGGCACCGCCATCAACGTCGGGCAGTTCCTGTCCACCGGCACCTTCTGGAAGACCGAGAAGTGCGCGGGCCCGCAGGCCGACAACCCCATCGGGCTCGCCGCCGCCCCCGAGGCCGAGAAGCGGCTGCCGGCGGGCGTGTCCGTCCCGTCCTACGACGCGGACGCGCGCTGCAACGTACGCGGCCTGACCGCACTCGGCGAGTACGCCGTGCGCGGCATGATGCAGCGCAAGATGATGCTGGAGATCGACCACATGAGCGTCAAGGCCACCGGCCGGGTGCTCGACATCTTCGAGGCCGGGTCCTACCCGGGCGTGCTCTCCTCGCACAGCTGGATGGACCTGGACTGGACCGAGCGGGTCTACGGACTCGGCGGCTTCGTCGCCCAGTACATGCACGGCTCCGAAGGCTTCGTCGCGGAGGCGGAGCGCACCGAGGCACTGCGCGACAAGTACGGCGTCGGCTACGGCTACGGCACCGACATGAACGGCGTGGGCGGCTGGCCCGGCCCGCGCGGCACGGACACCGGCAACCCGGTCCGCTACCCGTTCCGCAGCGCCGACGGCGGATCCCTGATCGACCGGCAGACCACCGGGCAGCGCACCTGGGACCTGAACACCGACGGCGCCGCCCACTACGGGCTCGTCCCCGACTGGATCGAGGACATCCGGCTGGTCGGCGGCCAGGACGTCGTCGACGACCTGTTCCGCGGCGCCGAGTCCTACCTCACCACCTGGGGCGGCACCGAACGGCACCGCGCGGGCACCGACCTCGCCGCGGGCGCCCGCGCCACCGCCAGCTCCACGGAATGGTGGAACCCCTTCACCGCCTACGCGCCCGGCCGGGCCGTCGACGGCGACCGGGACACCCGGTGGGCCAGCGAGTGGAGCGACGCCCAGTGGCTGCGACTCGACCTGGGCGCCACCCACCTCGTCGGACGCGTCACCCTCGACTGGGAACGCGCCTACGCCAAGGCGTACCGCGTCGAACTCTCCGCCGACGGCGAGACCTGGCGGACCGTCTGGTCCACCACGGCCGGTGACGGCGGACTGGACACCGCGCGGTTCACGCCGGTTCCCGCCCGTCACGTCCGCGTCCAGGGGCTGATCCGGGGCACCGAGTGGGGCTACTCGCTGCGCGAGGTGTCCGTCCACAGCGGCTGA
- a CDS encoding arylamine N-acetyltransferase family protein — MPETTPSVDLDAYFRRIGWDGPLRADTATLRGLHLAHARAIPFENLEALRLRAPSLAPDDLMAKLVHSRRGGYCHEQNLLFSYVLEALGFQVTRLAARVILGADRIGSRPRGHMILLVTAVDEPRPYLADVGYGAAGALLEAVPLVTGTELHDAGRRHRFVHAPHDGPLELWVLEAYDQAGGDWVAQYAFTLEPFELCDFEVFNWEVSTNPHSPFTRRLFAQRTTSERHLLLDGRLLVETGADGTVRKRELAGDAEVRRVLDADFGIAAPDAVTL, encoded by the coding sequence ATGCCCGAAACGACACCGTCAGTGGATCTCGACGCCTACTTCCGCAGGATCGGCTGGGACGGCCCGCTGCGTGCCGACACGGCGACGCTGCGGGGGCTGCATCTGGCCCATGCCCGTGCCATTCCGTTCGAGAACCTGGAGGCCCTGCGGCTCAGGGCCCCCTCCCTGGCCCCGGACGACCTCATGGCCAAGCTGGTGCACAGCAGACGGGGCGGCTACTGCCACGAGCAGAACCTGCTCTTCTCGTACGTCCTGGAGGCGCTCGGCTTCCAGGTGACCCGCCTCGCCGCCCGGGTGATCCTGGGCGCCGACCGGATCGGGAGCCGTCCGCGCGGTCACATGATCCTGCTGGTCACCGCCGTGGACGAGCCGCGGCCGTATCTCGCCGACGTGGGCTACGGGGCCGCCGGGGCGCTGCTGGAGGCGGTGCCGCTGGTCACCGGTACCGAGCTCCACGACGCCGGACGTCGCCACCGGTTCGTGCACGCGCCGCACGACGGGCCGCTGGAGCTGTGGGTGCTGGAGGCGTACGACCAGGCAGGCGGCGACTGGGTGGCACAGTACGCGTTCACCCTGGAGCCGTTCGAACTGTGCGACTTCGAGGTGTTCAACTGGGAGGTGTCGACCAACCCGCATTCACCGTTCACGCGGCGCCTGTTCGCCCAGCGGACCACGTCCGAGCGGCATCTCCTCCTGGACGGCCGGCTCCTCGTCGAGACCGGCGCCGACGGCACCGTACGCAAGCGGGAACTGGCCGGCGACGCGGAGGTGCGCCGGGTGCTGGACGCGGACTTCGGCATCGCGGCGCCCGACGCGGTGACGCTCTAG
- a CDS encoding SseB family protein, whose amino-acid sequence MDTPAGNGTNPAQQALDALALDTEDTAALDTLAHSDVLVPVPDDVPEDDATDPTTVALPVLEQPDGVPVVPVFTSELEMAGLLPFVSRYRLVPLGVLAAQWPSDDLSLTIDASSAHGLTLTSDGVRTLLARP is encoded by the coding sequence ATGGACACACCCGCCGGCAACGGCACCAACCCCGCCCAGCAGGCGCTCGACGCGCTGGCCCTGGACACCGAGGACACGGCCGCGCTGGACACCCTCGCCCACAGCGACGTGCTCGTCCCCGTGCCCGACGACGTCCCGGAGGACGACGCGACCGATCCCACCACCGTGGCGCTGCCCGTCCTGGAGCAGCCGGACGGCGTGCCCGTGGTCCCCGTCTTCACCTCCGAGCTGGAGATGGCCGGGCTGCTGCCCTTCGTCTCCCGCTACCGCCTGGTACCGCTGGGCGTCCTGGCCGCCCAGTGGCCCTCCGACGATCTGTCGCTCACCATCGATGCCAGCTCCGCCCACGGACTGACCCTGACCTCGGACGGGGTGCGCACCCTCCTCGCCCGCCCCTGA
- the katG gene encoding catalase/peroxidase HPI, translating into MAENPDAIVTDPKTEGTGGCPVAHGRALHPTQGGGNRQWWPERLNLKILAKNPAVANPMGEDFDYAEAFKSLDLPAVKRDIAEVLTTSQDWWPADFGHYGPFIIRMAWHSAGTYRISDGRGGAGAGQQRFAPLNSWPDNANLDKARRLLWPVKKKYGRSLSWADLMILAGNVALETMGFETFGFGGGREDVWEPEEDVYWGPETTWLDDRRYTGDRELENPLGAVQMGLIYVNPEGPNGNPDPLAAARDIRETFRRMAMNDEETVALIAGGHTFGKTHGAGPADHVGADPEAASMEEQGLGWRNTYGTGKGADTITSGLEVTWTSSPTRWSNNFFWNLFSFEWELTESPAGAKQWRPKGGAGEGTVPSAHDPQKKIAPGMLTTDLALRFDPVYEQISRRFLENPDQFADAFARAWYKLTHRDMGPKSLYLGPEVPEETLLWQDPLPEREGDLIDAADVAALKAKLLDSGLSVAQLVTTAWASASTFRGSDKRGGANGARIRLEPQRHWEVNDPDQLAVVLRTLETVQQEWNTGARKVSLADLIVLGGCAAVERAAKDAGFDIEVPFTPGRVDATEEHTDAESFAALEPTADGFRNYLGKGNRLPAEYLLLDKANLLTLSAPEMTVLVGGLRVLGATHQQSQLGVFTSTPGALTNDFFVNLLDLGTTWKSTSEDQTAFEGRDAVTGELKWAGSRADLVFGSNSELRALAEVYAADDAKEKFVRDFVAAWVKVMELDRFDLV; encoded by the coding sequence ATGGCTGAGAACCCCGATGCGATCGTCACCGACCCGAAGACGGAGGGCACCGGTGGCTGTCCGGTCGCGCACGGGCGCGCCCTGCACCCCACCCAGGGCGGCGGCAACCGCCAGTGGTGGCCGGAGCGGCTCAACCTGAAGATCCTCGCGAAGAACCCCGCCGTGGCGAACCCGATGGGCGAGGACTTCGACTACGCCGAGGCGTTCAAGAGCCTCGACCTCCCGGCCGTGAAGCGGGACATCGCCGAGGTGCTCACCACCTCCCAGGACTGGTGGCCGGCCGACTTCGGCCACTACGGGCCGTTCATCATCCGCATGGCCTGGCACAGCGCGGGCACGTACCGGATCAGTGACGGCCGCGGCGGCGCCGGCGCCGGCCAGCAGCGCTTCGCCCCGCTGAACAGCTGGCCGGACAACGCCAACCTCGACAAGGCCCGCCGGCTGCTGTGGCCGGTGAAGAAGAAGTACGGCCGGAGCCTGTCCTGGGCCGACCTGATGATCCTCGCCGGCAACGTCGCCCTGGAGACCATGGGCTTCGAGACCTTCGGCTTCGGCGGCGGCCGCGAGGACGTCTGGGAGCCCGAGGAGGACGTCTACTGGGGCCCCGAGACGACCTGGCTGGACGACCGGCGCTACACCGGCGACCGCGAGCTGGAGAACCCGCTCGGCGCCGTCCAGATGGGCCTCATCTACGTCAACCCCGAGGGACCCAACGGCAACCCGGACCCGCTCGCCGCGGCCCGCGACATCCGTGAGACCTTCCGCCGCATGGCGATGAACGACGAGGAGACCGTCGCCCTCATCGCCGGTGGCCACACCTTCGGCAAGACCCACGGCGCCGGCCCCGCCGACCACGTCGGCGCCGACCCCGAGGCCGCCTCCATGGAGGAGCAGGGCCTCGGCTGGCGGAACACCTACGGCACCGGCAAGGGCGCCGACACCATCACCTCCGGTCTCGAGGTCACCTGGACCAGCTCGCCCACCAGGTGGTCCAACAACTTCTTCTGGAACCTCTTCAGCTTCGAGTGGGAGCTGACCGAGTCCCCGGCCGGAGCCAAGCAGTGGCGGCCGAAGGGCGGCGCGGGCGAGGGCACCGTCCCCTCCGCGCACGACCCGCAGAAGAAGATCGCGCCGGGCATGCTCACCACCGACCTGGCCCTGCGCTTCGACCCGGTCTACGAGCAGATCTCGCGCCGCTTCCTGGAGAACCCGGACCAGTTCGCCGACGCCTTCGCCCGCGCCTGGTACAAGCTGACCCACCGCGACATGGGCCCGAAGTCGCTGTACCTCGGCCCGGAGGTCCCGGAGGAGACCCTGCTGTGGCAGGACCCGCTGCCGGAGCGCGAGGGCGACCTCATCGACGCCGCCGACGTCGCCGCCCTGAAGGCCAAGCTCCTCGACTCGGGCCTCAGCGTCGCCCAGCTGGTCACCACCGCCTGGGCCTCGGCCTCCACCTTCCGCGGCAGCGACAAGCGGGGCGGCGCCAACGGCGCCCGCATCCGGCTGGAGCCGCAGCGCCACTGGGAGGTCAACGACCCCGACCAGCTCGCGGTCGTGCTGCGCACCCTGGAGACCGTCCAGCAGGAGTGGAACACCGGCGCCCGCAAGGTCTCCCTCGCCGACCTGATCGTCCTCGGCGGCTGCGCCGCCGTCGAGCGGGCCGCCAAGGACGCCGGATTCGACATCGAGGTGCCCTTCACCCCGGGCCGCGTGGACGCGACCGAGGAGCACACCGACGCCGAGTCCTTCGCCGCGCTGGAGCCCACGGCCGACGGTTTCCGCAACTACCTGGGCAAGGGCAACCGCCTCCCCGCCGAGTACCTGCTGCTCGACAAGGCCAACCTGCTCACTCTGAGTGCCCCCGAGATGACCGTCCTCGTCGGTGGCCTGCGCGTGCTCGGCGCCACCCACCAGCAGTCGCAGCTCGGCGTCTTCACCTCGACCCCGGGCGCGCTGACCAACGACTTCTTCGTCAACCTGCTCGACCTGGGCACGACCTGGAAGTCGACCTCCGAGGACCAGACCGCCTTCGAGGGCCGCGACGCCGTCACCGGTGAGCTGAAGTGGGCCGGCAGCCGGGCCGACCTGGTCTTCGGCTCGAACTCCGAGCTGCGCGCGCTCGCCGAGGTCTACGCCGCCGACGACGCGAAGGAGAAGTTCGTGCGGGACTTCGTCGCCGCGTGGGTCAAGGTCATGGAGCTGGACCGCTTCGACCTGGTCTGA
- a CDS encoding Fur family transcriptional regulator: protein MTAPGTPTTADELRGAGLRVTAARVALLETVRDGGHLDAEAIASGVRERVGHISLPAVYEALHALAAAGLVRRIEPPGSPTLYEGRVGDNHHHLVCRSCGAVADVDCAVGHAPCLTASDDLGFVVDEAEVVYWGLCPACSTTGSS from the coding sequence ATGACCGCACCCGGGACGCCGACCACCGCCGACGAACTGCGGGGAGCCGGCCTGCGGGTGACGGCCGCCCGTGTCGCGCTGCTCGAAACCGTGCGGGACGGCGGCCACCTCGACGCCGAGGCCATCGCCTCCGGCGTCCGCGAACGCGTGGGGCACATCTCCCTCCCGGCCGTGTACGAGGCGCTGCACGCGCTGGCCGCGGCAGGGCTGGTGCGCCGGATCGAGCCCCCGGGCAGCCCGACCCTCTACGAGGGCCGTGTCGGGGACAACCACCACCATCTCGTGTGCCGTTCGTGCGGTGCCGTCGCGGACGTCGACTGCGCGGTCGGTCACGCGCCCTGCCTCACCGCCTCGGACGACCTCGGCTTCGTCGTCGACGAGGCCGAGGTCGTCTACTGGGGCCTGTGCCCCGCCTGTTCCACCACCGGCAGTTCCTGA
- a CDS encoding tannase/feruloyl esterase family alpha/beta hydrolase, which produces MRHARGSAPRFWSRGAPAALALTALVLTSSPATATTTATTAAPAASASAGADSHCARLDRVRVPGAERQRAACLAELTTAGTAASGHTDPADWAGLTPKDLAVPSGVPGIQIDGYFPDSSTTNTNHGWNHDAQFVLRLPDRWNGGLVVAGTPGNREQYANDRAIADWVLARGYAYAATDKGNTGLAFHRDGGAPGDAIAEWNHRLTQLTRAARAAVARRYLRPPSRTLVTGMSNGGYLVRWQLENHPELYDGGVDWEGTLWRADGPTLLHFLPQALRAYPRYAAGGPDAERARAALHTAGFPAGSEFLWPYHHQVYWDLTQRIYREELDPGYDGATEAGTPYCAPTPGCDADYDYAARPDEVRRAVAGIALTGRIGKPLITLHGTLDVLLPIGRDSDVYARMVDDAGRGRLHRYYRIEDGTHADALVDAFPDRLRPLTPCHRSAFTALEDWLARGHRPPASRTVARPAGADAVDLLTSCPLSGRR; this is translated from the coding sequence ATGCGTCACGCCCGCGGTTCCGCACCCCGCTTCTGGTCACGCGGCGCACCGGCCGCACTCGCCCTGACCGCACTCGTCCTCACCTCCTCACCGGCGACGGCGACCACCACGGCCACCACCGCGGCCCCGGCGGCGTCCGCGTCCGCCGGCGCCGATTCCCACTGCGCCCGCCTGGACCGGGTGCGCGTGCCCGGTGCCGAGCGTCAGCGGGCGGCCTGCCTGGCGGAGCTGACCACGGCCGGGACGGCCGCCTCCGGGCACACGGACCCCGCCGACTGGGCCGGGCTCACCCCGAAGGACCTGGCGGTGCCGAGCGGGGTCCCGGGCATCCAGATCGACGGCTACTTCCCCGACTCGTCCACCACCAACACCAACCACGGCTGGAACCACGACGCCCAGTTCGTCCTCCGCCTGCCCGACCGCTGGAACGGCGGCCTGGTGGTGGCCGGCACCCCCGGCAACCGCGAGCAGTACGCCAACGACCGGGCCATCGCCGACTGGGTCCTCGCCCGTGGCTACGCCTACGCCGCCACCGACAAGGGCAACACCGGCCTCGCCTTCCACCGGGACGGCGGCGCCCCGGGCGACGCCATCGCCGAGTGGAACCACCGGCTCACCCAGCTCACCAGGGCCGCCCGCGCGGCGGTCGCCCGGCGCTACCTGCGCCCGCCGTCGCGCACCCTGGTGACGGGAATGTCCAACGGCGGTTACCTGGTGCGCTGGCAGCTCGAGAACCACCCCGAGCTCTACGACGGCGGGGTGGACTGGGAGGGCACCCTGTGGCGCGCCGACGGCCCGACGCTGCTCCACTTCCTGCCCCAGGCGCTGCGCGCCTACCCCCGGTACGCCGCGGGCGGGCCGGACGCCGAGCGGGCGCGGGCCGCGCTGCACACCGCCGGGTTCCCGGCCGGCTCGGAGTTCCTCTGGCCGTACCACCACCAGGTCTACTGGGACCTGACCCAGCGCATCTACCGCGAGGAACTCGACCCCGGCTACGACGGGGCCACGGAGGCCGGCACACCGTACTGCGCGCCCACCCCGGGCTGCGACGCCGACTACGACTACGCGGCGCGCCCCGACGAGGTGCGGCGGGCCGTGGCGGGGATCGCGCTCACCGGGCGGATCGGCAAGCCGCTGATCACCCTGCACGGCACGCTCGACGTCCTGCTGCCGATCGGCCGGGACTCCGACGTCTACGCCCGTATGGTCGACGACGCCGGGCGCGGCCGGCTGCACCGCTACTACCGGATCGAGGACGGCACCCACGCCGACGCGCTCGTCGACGCCTTCCCGGACCGGCTGCGCCCCCTCACCCCCTGCCACCGCTCGGCGTTCACCGCGCTCGAGGACTGGCTCGCCCGGGGGCACCGGCCGCCCGCCTCCCGCACGGTCGCCCGGCCCGCCGGGGCGGACGCCGTGGACCTGCTGACCTCCTGCCCCCTGTCCGGGCGGCGATGA
- a CDS encoding class I SAM-dependent methyltransferase, giving the protein MDASRLHTTARAYDAIAPQYVALVGDGLARLPLDRAIVEAFAGLVRQAGPGPVGDLGCGPGYLAAHLRDLGLDVFGVDLSEALIAHARERYPDLPFSVGSMAALDVADGTLGGIVSWYSLIHAAPADVPVYLAEFHRVLAPGGQLLLGFFESGGEPLSPFAHKVTTAYRWPIDRLAGLAGAAGFEEVGRMLRQPLENERFQHGRLLLRKR; this is encoded by the coding sequence ATCGACGCGTCCCGCCTGCACACCACGGCCCGGGCGTACGACGCCATCGCGCCGCAGTACGTCGCCCTGGTGGGGGACGGCCTGGCCCGCCTCCCGCTCGACCGCGCCATCGTCGAGGCGTTCGCGGGCCTCGTCCGCCAGGCCGGGCCGGGCCCGGTGGGGGACCTGGGCTGCGGCCCCGGGTACCTGGCGGCCCACCTGCGCGACCTGGGCCTCGACGTCTTCGGCGTCGACCTGTCGGAAGCCCTGATCGCGCACGCCCGCGAGCGCTACCCGGACCTGCCGTTCTCCGTCGGGTCCATGGCCGCGCTGGACGTCGCCGACGGCACCCTCGGCGGCATCGTCTCCTGGTACTCGCTCATCCACGCGGCCCCCGCCGACGTACCCGTGTACCTGGCGGAGTTCCACCGGGTGCTGGCGCCCGGCGGCCAGCTCCTCCTCGGTTTCTTCGAGTCGGGGGGAGAGCCCTTGTCACCCTTCGCCCACAAGGTCACCACCGCCTACCGGTGGCCCATCGACCGGCTCGCGGGCCTGGCGGGCGCCGCCGGGTTCGAGGAGGTGGGCCGCATGCTGCGGCAGCCCCTCGAGAACGAGCGCTTCCAGCACGGGCGCCTGCTCCTGCGCAAGCGGTGA
- a CDS encoding PHB depolymerase family esterase, protein MRDPRRPAGGRRRSGSGVRRRIAAAVGALAVTAGLVAAGPPASAAGLTRVTGFGTNPGNLAMYGYVPDALPSGAPLVVALHGCTQSASDYYTHSGWPQLADRLGFAVVFPETSSANNATSCFNWFEPGDSVRGGGEALSIRQMVDKAVAQYGSDPRRVYVTGLSAGGGMTANLLAAYPDVFAGGSIAAGLPAHCAGSVSAAYTCMYGPPDRTPAQWGDLVRAAAPAGTASWPRVAIWQGTADTTVRPANASELRDQWTNVWGISPTPSRTVSLTGGTTLSVHDDASGRPAVEVYSVSGMAHGLPVDPGSGAGQCGSTGTYYLDTICSAHHTARLWGLDGDGGDPGTLPAPTGLTVTGTTDTSVTLRWNAVAGAESYQVHRGGTKVADTASTAHTDGGLATGTAYRYTVTAVDPAGRVGAASTAVTATTTGFTPTCHTASTYDHTVAQRAWASGGRAYARGSDEYLGLWNTFTVRTLKQTAPGHYVTGGC, encoded by the coding sequence ATGAGAGATCCCCGCCGGCCCGCCGGGGGCCGCCGCCGTTCCGGCTCAGGCGTCCGCCGCCGGATCGCCGCCGCGGTGGGCGCCCTCGCCGTCACCGCCGGCCTGGTGGCCGCGGGCCCGCCCGCCTCCGCCGCGGGCCTGACCCGGGTCACCGGTTTCGGCACCAACCCCGGCAACCTCGCCATGTACGGCTACGTCCCCGACGCCCTGCCCTCCGGCGCGCCCCTGGTCGTGGCCCTGCACGGCTGCACGCAGAGCGCGAGCGACTACTACACCCACTCGGGGTGGCCGCAGCTCGCCGACCGCCTCGGCTTCGCGGTGGTCTTCCCGGAGACGAGCAGCGCGAACAACGCCACCTCGTGCTTCAACTGGTTCGAGCCGGGCGACAGCGTGCGCGGCGGCGGCGAGGCCCTGTCGATCAGGCAGATGGTCGACAAGGCGGTCGCGCAGTACGGCAGCGACCCCCGGCGCGTGTACGTCACGGGCCTGTCCGCGGGCGGCGGCATGACGGCGAACCTGCTCGCCGCGTATCCCGATGTCTTCGCGGGCGGTTCCATCGCCGCCGGGCTGCCCGCCCACTGCGCGGGCAGCGTCAGCGCGGCGTACACCTGCATGTACGGCCCGCCCGACCGTACCCCGGCGCAGTGGGGCGACCTGGTGCGGGCCGCCGCCCCCGCCGGCACCGCCTCGTGGCCGCGGGTGGCGATCTGGCAGGGCACCGCCGACACCACGGTCCGGCCCGCCAACGCGAGCGAGCTGCGCGACCAGTGGACGAACGTGTGGGGCATCTCCCCGACCCCCTCCCGCACCGTGAGCCTGACCGGGGGCACCACGCTCAGCGTCCACGACGACGCCTCCGGCCGGCCCGCGGTCGAGGTGTACTCGGTCTCCGGCATGGCGCACGGGCTCCCGGTCGACCCCGGCAGCGGCGCCGGGCAGTGCGGCAGCACCGGCACGTACTACCTCGACACCATCTGCTCCGCCCACCACACCGCACGGCTTTGGGGCCTGGACGGTGACGGCGGGGATCCCGGAACGCTGCCCGCCCCCACGGGGCTGACCGTCACCGGGACCACCGACACGAGCGTGACCCTGCGCTGGAACGCGGTCGCCGGGGCGGAGTCGTACCAGGTCCACCGCGGCGGTACGAAGGTCGCGGACACCGCGTCCACCGCGCACACCGACGGCGGCCTGGCCACCGGCACGGCCTACCGCTACACCGTGACCGCCGTCGACCCCGCCGGCCGCGTGGGCGCCGCCTCCACCGCCGTGACCGCGACCACCACGGGGTTCACGCCCACCTGTCACACGGCGAGCACCTACGACCACACGGTCGCCCAACGCGCCTGGGCGAGCGGCGGCCGCGCCTACGCCAGGGGCTCCGACGAGTACCTGGGCCTGTGGAACACTTTCACCGTCCGGACGCTGAAGCAGACCGCGCCGGGTCATTACGTGACGGGCGGCTGCTGA
- a CDS encoding LacI family DNA-binding transcriptional regulator — translation MTMSHTGGRRRPPTIHDVAREAGVSRGTVSRVLNGGHYVSPAAQEAVNAAIRKTGYVVNRHARSLITGRSDSVGFLLTEPQERFFEDPNFNVLLRGCTQALAAHDIPLLLMLAGTEDERRRITRYITAGHVDGVLLVSSHSGDPVAQELREAGVPLVACGKPIGLGSKVSYVAADDRDGARDMVRHLLSLGRRRIGVVTGPPDTPGGVERLAGYREVLAEAGLPADDDLVVSGDYSRASGEAGAERLLARAPDIDAVFVASDLMAQGVLTALRRAGRRVPQDVAVGGFDDSPAAVAASPQLTTIRQPWDRISAEMVRVLLAQIGGEDPAAVILPTELVKREST, via the coding sequence ATGACCATGAGCCATACGGGGGGCCGGCGCAGACCGCCGACGATTCACGATGTGGCGCGCGAGGCCGGTGTCTCGCGCGGCACCGTCTCACGCGTGCTCAATGGCGGTCACTACGTCAGCCCGGCCGCGCAGGAGGCGGTGAACGCCGCGATCCGCAAGACGGGGTACGTGGTCAACCGGCACGCGCGCTCCCTGATCACCGGCCGTTCGGACTCCGTCGGTTTCCTGCTGACGGAGCCTCAGGAGCGGTTCTTCGAGGACCCGAACTTCAACGTCCTGCTGCGCGGCTGCACCCAGGCGCTGGCCGCGCACGACATTCCCCTGCTGCTGATGCTCGCGGGCACCGAGGACGAGCGGCGGCGCATCACGCGGTACATCACCGCCGGGCACGTCGACGGGGTGCTGCTGGTGTCCAGCCACTCCGGCGACCCGGTCGCCCAGGAGCTGCGCGAGGCGGGCGTGCCGCTGGTCGCCTGCGGCAAGCCGATCGGACTGGGCTCCAAGGTGAGCTACGTGGCAGCCGACGACCGGGACGGCGCCCGGGACATGGTCCGGCATCTGCTCTCGCTCGGGCGGCGCCGGATCGGCGTGGTCACCGGCCCGCCGGACACGCCTGGCGGTGTGGAGCGGCTGGCCGGGTACCGGGAGGTGCTGGCCGAGGCGGGCCTCCCGGCCGACGACGATCTGGTCGTCTCCGGCGACTACAGCCGGGCCAGCGGTGAGGCGGGCGCCGAGCGGCTGCTCGCCCGGGCCCCCGACATCGACGCCGTCTTCGTCGCCTCCGACCTGATGGCGCAGGGTGTGCTCACCGCGCTCCGGCGCGCCGGGCGCCGGGTGCCGCAGGACGTGGCGGTCGGCGGTTTCGACGACTCCCCCGCCGCGGTCGCCGCGAGCCCCCAGCTGACGACGATACGGCAGCCCTGGGACCGGATCAGCGCGGAGATGGTGCGGGTCCTGCTGGCCCAGATCGGCGGCGAGGACCCGGCCGCGGTGATCCTCCCGACGGAGCTGGTGAAGAGGGAGTCGACCTGA